In the Mesorhizobium sp. WSM2240 genome, GCAACGACACGCTGATCGGTGGCGCCGGCAGCGATAGTCTCAATGGCGGCACTGGAAACGATCGGTTCGATTTCGATGCCGTTTCCGACAGCCCGGCTGGACCAGCACTTCGCGATTCCATTGTCGGCGGCTTCGCCCACGGCTTCGACCGCATCGATCTCGCGACCATCGACGCCAACACTCTCGTCGGCGGCAACCAGGCGTTTTCTTTCATCGGCAGCGCCGCATTTTCGGGCGTGGCCGGCCAGCTTCGCTATACAAATTACAGCGGCAACGTGATCATCGACGCCGATGTGAACGGCGACGCCGCGGCCGACATGCAGACGGCACAAACTTCATGACCGGCACCGACTTCATCGTCTGAGCCTTCCGGAAGAGTCCGATCATCGGGCTCTTCCGGCCAGACTTTCGGATACACATCCCGCCGTAGCTGAAACGCAAAAACCCGCCGCCCCTTGTTAGGGACAGGGTTACCTCATACCGCCCCGGTTCGACCTCAACCCGCCCAAATTCCGAGGCGGTGCGAGCTGACGCCACAAGAGGTCAACTGCAGGAAGCAACCAATGGTCGACCGCGCAGCTAGTGCGCAGCGTTCCGCGCCAAACCTTCAGCAGGTACGCACTGTCAGACCAGTATTCGGGTGAAATTGCTGCCAACAATTATGTCGGCAAAATCAATGCGTTATCAATGTTTCCTGGTGCGGTCGAGAAGACTCGAACTTCCACGGGTTGCCCCACAGCGACCTCAACGCTGCGCGTCTACCAATTCCGCCACGACCGCACGTCACGAAAGAACCGGTCGGAACCGGCCAGCGGCATGTAGCAAATCGTTTCCGGCGAAACAAGTGCGTCAACCGCATTATTCGGCACAGAAAAACACGGCGCCGAAAGCGTTTCGCCAACCGCTCTGGCCCACAACAAAACTGGACCTTTTCAGCGCTTGCCGCCATATGATGCAGGCCAAGCGAGAGCCTCATGTCAGAACGCAGCCAGATAACCGGATCGTTCCTGCCCGCGCCGGGTTCCGCGCCGGTCGAATGGCGAATCGAGCCCGGCCTTACCGGATACGCGGAAGCGCTGGCGGTGATGGAGGCCCGCGCCGCCGCGATCCGCGACGGCGCGGAAGGCGAACTGGTCTGGCTCGTCGAACACCCGCCGCTCTACACGGCCGGCACCTCGGCGCGTGTCGAGGATCTGGTCGAACCCGATCGCTTTCCGGTGTTCAACGCCGGCCGCGGAGGCGAATACACCTATCATGGGCCCGGCCAGCGGGTGGCCTATGTCATGCTCGACCTGAAGCGCCGTCGCGAGGATGTCCGCGCCTTTGTCGCGGCGCTGGAGGATTGGATCATCGCCGCGCTGGCGGCATTCAACGTGCGCGGCGAGCGACGAGAGGATCGCGTCGGGGTCTGGGTGGTGCGGCCGGAGCGGCCGGTCATGCCCGACGGATCGGCCGCCGAGGAAAAGATCGCAGCGATCGGCATCAGGCTGCGGCGCTGGGTCAGCTTTCACGGCATCGCCATCAATGTCGAACCCGATCTTTCGCATTTCACCGGCATCGTGCCTTGCGGTGTGGCCGACCACGGCGTGACCAGTCTCGTTGATCTCGGCCTGCCGGTGACGATGGCCGATCTCGACCTGGCGCTGAAGGCCGCCTTTGTCGAGGTGTTCGGGCCGGTTCTGGATGTTGCGGGGGCGCAGCACAGAAGGAGCGCATGACATGAATGGAGGAGTTTTCGGGAGCGCCTTGTGGCGAGCGCTCGCCCTGGCCTTGCTGCTTGCCGGGCCGGCCTCGGCGCAGCAGGCGGCCGATACGGTGGCGCCGGAAGCCAAGACCGGGGTTGAAGCAAAGCCGACGGTTACGGCCAAGAGCCAGATGGTCGTCGCCGCCAACCCGCTGGCGGCCGAGGCAGGACTCAAGGTGCTGCGCGCCGGCGGCAACGCGGCCGATGCACTGGTGGCGGTGCAGACGGTGCTCGGGCTCGTCGAACCGCAATCTTCCGGCATGGGCGGCGGCGCCTTCCTCGTCTGGTATGACGGCAAGAGCGGCGAACTCACCACCTTTGATGGTCGCGAGACCGCGCCGGCCGCGGCAACGCCGGATCTTTTCCTCGGCGATGACGGCAAGCCGCTGGAATTTATGGACGCAGTGGTCGGCGGCCGTTCGGTCGGCGTCCCCGGCGTTCCGCGTCTGCTCGAAACCGTCCACCGGCGCTACGGCACGCGTCCTTGGCAGTCGCTGTTCGAGCCGGCGATCAAGCATGCCGAAGAAGGCTTCGCCATTTCCCCTCGCCTTGCCGCATTGGTCGCCAACGAGGGTGAACGGCTCGACGAGGATCCGGGCGCACGCGCCTATTTCTTCGCGCCGGACGGATCGCCTTTGCCTGCCGGGCATCTCTTGCGCAATCCGGACTATGCCGCGACGCTCAGGGCCGTGGCGGCGGAGGGTGCGGACGTCTTCTACAATGGTCCGATCGCGGCGAAGATCGTCGAGACGGTTCGCTCGCACCCGACCAATCCCGGGCTGCTGACCCTCGACGACATGGCCGTCTACAAAGTCAAGGAGAGGCCGGCGGTCTGCGCGCCCTATCGCGGCCACGAAGTCTGCGGCATGGGACCGCCCTCCTCCGGCGCGATCGCCGTCGGCCAGATTCTCGGACTGCTCGAGCCGTTCGACATCGCCACCCTCGGCAAGGACGACCCCGAAGCCTGGCGGCTGATCGGCGACGCCACCCGCCTCGCCTTCGCCGATCGCGGTCGCTACGTCGCCGACAGCGATTTCGTCTCGATCCCAGAGGGCCTGCTCGACCCCGCCTACCTCAAGGCGCGTTCCGAATTGCTCCGCCGCCCGACGGCGCTGGGCGAGGATGAAGCCAAGGCCGGCGAACCGGCATGGCAGAAAGCCGAACTCCGCATCGACGGCGTCTCTTTCGAAATGCCTTCGACATCGCATTTCGTGATCGTCGACGCGGCCGGCAATATCGCCTCCATGACCACGACCATCGAGAACGGTTTTGGCGCACGACTGATGACAGGCGGCTTCCTGCTCAACAACGAGCTCACCGACTTCTCCTTCGCGCCCGTAGAGGATGGCGACAACGTCGCCAACCGCGTCGAGCCCGGCAAACGGCCGCGCTCATCAATGTCGCCGACCATCGTGCTCAAGGACGGCAAGCCGGTCTTCGCGCTCGGTTCGCCAGGCGGCTCGAGCATCATCTCCTATGTCGCCACCACGCTGATCGGGCTGATCGACTGGAAGATGGACATGCAGGCTGCGATCTCGATGCCGCATCTCGTCAACAGGTTCGGCCCCTACGATCTCGAAAAGGGGACCGCCGCCGAAGGGCTGGCCGCTGACCTCGAGGCGCTCGGCTACAAGGTCGCCGTAAAGGACCTGAATTCCGGCCTGCACGGCGTCGCTATCCAGCCTTCTGGATTGACCGGCGGAGCCGATCCGCGCCGCGAAGGCGTCGCCCTCGGCGACTGAGCGCCGGAGCAGCAAGCGGCGGCGACCCGGCAGTCGCCGCCGAGAACAGGCGATCTCAGAGCGCGCCGATCCATACGGCCATCGAAATCAGAAATGTGCTCATGCAAACCAGCGAGACCACGTCTTGAACCAAATCGGTCATGATTCCCTCCTGTTTTCGGTATGTTCGCAATTTGTTCTCTTTTTATTCAAAAGTCAAATACCCACGCACGCCGAAAAGCGCGAGGGTAAATGAAAGGTAAAGGGTGGTAGACGGTCTGCGAGAGCGCGGCAGAGCCTCAGAGAGGAACGACCTTGCCCTCTTCCAGCGTGACGCGCCGGTCCATGCGCCGCGCAAGTTCATGATTGTGCGTGGCAATCAGCGCGGCAAGGCCGGACTGCCGGACAAGCGCCGCCAGCGCCTCGAACACATAGGACGCGGTCACCGGGTCGAGGTTGCCGGTCGGCTCATCGGCAAGCAGCACAAGCGGGGCGTTGGCCACGGCGCGGGCAATCGCCACACGCTGCTGTTCGCCGCCCGACAGTTCCGACGGGCGGTGATGGCCGCGATTGCCTATCTGCATGTAGTCGAGCAGCTGGTTGGCCCTCTCGCTCGCTTCGGAAGCCGCCAACCCTTTGACCAGTTGCGGCATCATGATGTTTTCGAGAGCCGAGAACTCCGGCAGCAGATGGTGGAACTGGTAGACGAAGCCGATGTCGTTGCGGCGGATGGCCGTGCGGTCGTCGTCCGACAGACGGCCGCAGGCCCTGCCCGCCAGGATGACGTCGCCGGCGTCGGGACGTTCCAGAAGGCCGGCAGTGTGCAGCAGCGTTGATTTGCCGGTGCCCGACGGCGCGACAAGCGCCACCATTTCGCCCCGCTTCAGCGAAAAATCCACGCCGTTCAGGATGGTGAGCTTGCGCGGGCCCTGCACATAGTGCCGCTCGACGCCTTTCAGCTCGATAATGATGTCGCCGGAGCGATTGCCGCTTGTCATTCGTAACGCAGCGCCTCGACAGGATCGAGCTTGGCCGCGCGCCATGCCGGAAACAGCGTCGCCAGGAACGACAGGACCAGCGCCATCAGGACGACGGAAAACGTCTCGCCCGGATCCATCTTGGCCGGCAGCTTGCTCAGGAAATAGAGCTCGGGATTGAACAGCACCGTGCCCGACATCCAGGAGAAGAGTTGCCGGATCGATTCGACGTTGAGGCAGATGACGATGCCGAGAATGACGCCCGCAATCGTGCCGGTAACGCCGATCGCCGCCCCCGTCATCAGGAAGATGCGCATCACCGCGCCGCGTGACGCCCCCATGGTGCGCAGGATGGCTATGTCGTGGCTCTTGTCCTTCACCAGCATGATGAGACCGGAAATGATGTTCAGCGCCGCAACCAGAACGATTAGCGTCAGGATCATGAACATGACATTGCGCTCGACCTGCAGCGCCGAAAAGAAGGTCTGGTTGCGCTGGCGCCAGTCGGACAGGAATATCTGCCGCTGGGCGGCCTCCTCGACCGGCGCCTTCAGCGCATCGACGTTGTCGGGATTGTCGACAAAGATCTCGATCGACTGCGCGCGCCCCTCCATGTTGAAGTAGAGCTGCGCCTCGCCAAGCGGCATGAAGATGATCGAGGCGTCATATTCCGACATGCCGACTTCGAAGATCGCCACGACCGGATAGGCTTTGACGCGCGGCGTGGTGCCGAACGGGGTCACGTCGCCGTCGGGCGAGACCAGCGTGATGGAATCGCCGAGCGCCAGGCCGAGATTGTCCGCCATGCGCTTGCCGATCGCCACACCCTCGCTTGTGTCGAAGCCGACGATGGAGCCTTGGCGGATGTTGTTTGCCACCAGCGTGATCTTGCCCAGATCCTCGCCGCGTATGCCTCGCACCAGGGCGCCGGTTCCAGGTCCCGCATCACCCGACGACAGCACCTGTCCGTCGATCAGCGGAATCGCGTACTTGACGCCCGGCACGCCGTTTATCCGTCCGGCAACCTCCGCGTAGTCCTCGAGCGGCATGTCGACCGGCTGGACGATCAGATGTCCATTGATGCCGAGGATGCGGGTCAGCAGTTCGGCGCGAAAGCCGTTCATGACCGCCATGACGATGATCAGCGTCGCGACGCCCAGCATAATGCCGACGAAGGAGATCGAGGCGATCACCGAGATCACCGTCTCCTTGCGCTTGGAGCGCAGATAGCGCCAGGCGACCATGCGCTCGAACGGCGAGAACGGTCCGGCGCCGGCGGGCTTTGCTGTCGCGACCGTCTCGCTCATGCGGCGCCAAGCCGCTTCGCAGCGGCCTCGATCGGCAGCGTTTCGCGTTCACCGGTGCGGCGGTTCTTGATCTCGATCTCGCCGGCAGCAACGCCGCGCGGTCCGACGATCATCTGCCAGGGCAACCCGATCAGGTCGGCGGTGGCGAATTTGCCGCCCGGGCGCTGGTCGGTGTCGTCGTAGAGCACATCTTTGCCCGCTGCGGTCAGCTTGCGGTAGAGCTCGTCGCAGACGCGGTCGCATTCGGCGTCGCCGACTTTCATGTTGATGACGCCGACATCGAACGGCGCGACCGATTCCGGCCAGATGATGCCGTTCTCGTCGTGGCTGGCCTCGATGATCGCGGCGATCAGACGGGTCGGTCCGATGCCGTAGGATCCCATCGAAACGTTGTGGTCTTTACCGTCGGGGCCGGTCACCTTAGCGCCCATCGGCTTGGAGTATTTGTCTCCGAAATGGAAGATGTGGCCGACCTCGATGCCGCGGGCCGAAAGCCGGTCTCCCTCGCCGATCTTGTCCCATGCAGCCTCGTCGTGCATCTCGTCGGTCGCCGCATAGGGCGTCGTCCAGTCGCGCACGATGCCGGCAATCTCGTCGTCCTTTGTAAAATCCGTCGCCTCGCCCGGCACCTCCAGGTCGAGATAATCGCGGTGACAAAAGACCTGGCTTTCGCCGGTGTCGGCCAGGATGATGAATTCGTGGCTGAGATCGCCGCCGATCGGGCCGGTGTCGGCGCGCATCGGAATGGCCTTCAGGCCCATGCGGGTGAAGGTGCGAAGGTAGGACACGAACATGCGGTTGTAAGCGGCTTTTGCCCCTTCGAAATCCAGGTCGAAGGAATAAGCGTCCTTCATCAGGAATTCGCGTGAACGCATCACGCCGAAGCGCGGCCGCACTTCGTCGCGGAACTTCCACTGTATGTGGTAAAGGTTCAGCGGCAGGTCCTTGTAGGATTTGATGTAGGAGCGGAAGATCTCCGTGACCATCTCCTCATTGGTCGGGCCGAACAGCATATCGCGCTCGTGCCTGTCCTTGATACGCAGCATCTCCTTGCCGTAATCCTCATAGCGGCCGCTTTCGCGCCACAGATCGGCGGACTGGATCGTCGGCATCAGGATTTCGAGCGCGCCGGCGCGATCCTGCTCCTCGCGGATGATGCGGCAGACCTTGTCCAGCACGCGCTTGCCCATCGGCAGCCACGAAAAGCTGCCCGCCCCCTGCTGCCGGATCATGCCGGCGCGCAGCATCAGCCTGTGCGATACGATCTCCGCTTCGCGCGGGTTTTCTTTGAGGATGGGCAGGAAGTAGCGCGACAGCCGCATGAGGGTTCCGTGAAGTGAAGAAATGACGCCGGAATCGGCGGCAAGGCCGGTGCTTGCATGCGCTTCATAGCCATTTCAAGGCCGGATGGAAACCCGCGCGCGCGAAGCCAACCGTGCGCTGTGCGTTTCGCAAGCATGGCCTGCCGAACTATTGTGCAGTGCAGCACATCAAGGGCTGTTTCAGCGCAATATTTCTAGTGACATTTTATTGCAGGTTGGTCTAATGTGCCCCGATAACCGAGAGGGCAGAGCAAAATCTGCCTTCCTACGCGGTCAAAGTCTTGGGAGGATGCGATCTAGGCGCGGTAATTCGCAGCCGCCGGAACACCGGAAAGCAGATCGGACGCGTTCAATTGCAAGGCCTCGTGCCTTGCATTTTTTTTGAGCAATCGGAAAAACTTGTGACCCTTTGCTGAGAAGCCGCGCGAGGCGGCTTCAGCGCATGACCCGAAACCCAAATCGGTTTCACAGAGGGATCATGCCTTAGAGCGTCCTTTGCGTGCCCAAAAGGACGCGCGGCGCTCTAATCGTATTCAGGCCCAACTTAAACACCGCGAATTGGAAAGCGCTGGTGTTTCAATGTGTTGAGGGCGTGCGCAGGGTTGTTAGCACTACGAAGCGCTCGAGGGAGGGTTCCGAAGCCGGCTCAGGCAGCCTGTGCTTCGGCCACGTTCGGCGGCAAGGCGACGCCGGCCGCGCGGAAGACGTTGCCGATAGATCCAGTTGCCGGCGTGCGAACGGTGATCACCTTGCCGTCCTTCTCGATGACGCCGGTCTGTAGGCGGTCGAGTTCCCGCAGGACGTCGGCCCATTCGGGCTTGATGGCGGCCGCTTCGCAGCGCTTGTGCAATTCCTTGCGCAATACGAGGGCGATAAACGAACAGAACACATGGCCGCGGATGGCCTCGTCGGAGGAATGATAGATCGGCCGGGTGCGCATCAGCGCCTTTGCTGTGCGGAACAGCTCCTCCACCTGGAGGAGGTCGCGATATCGCAGGACGGCCTGCAGCGGCGTGATCCTGGCATTGGTGCGCAGCACGAAGATGCCGTCATACCTTGCCTCGTCAGCGATCTTGCCGGCATCGATCTCGAAAGCGCCGGGGCTCGTGCTGCGCAGATAGCGGCGGTAGGCCGAGTTGCCGACAAGCGCCTTGTCGCCCTTCTTCAGCTGGCGGTCGAGGCCCTCGACGATCGCGGCACGATCGGCACGGTCCTTGTCCGCCTCGGCTTCATTGCGGGCGACAATGTAGCGCCGTCCTTCGACGGTCACCTCCTTGACGAAGAGCTGCGTCTCGCCGGTGGCGCGTTCGATCAGCAAAGGCGTGAAGCGCTTGTCGTCCTCGAGCACGACACGGCGCACCAGGACGTCCGTCCTCTCGCGCACGCCGAGCACGTATTCCAGCCCGCGCTCCTCGAGCGCGGCCATCGTGGCAGCGGAAATCATGCCGCGGTCGGCGACGACGCAGACCCGGCCGATGCCGAAACGATGACGCAGCCGGTCGATGACCGGGATCAGCACGCTGACATCGGCGGTGTTGCCCGGCCACATCTCCGAGCAGACGGGTCGGCCCTCGCCGTCGATCACCACGCCGACGATCATCTGGTTGAGATCGGGCCGATGGTCCTTGGAATGGCCATGGGCGCCGAGCGTGGCGCCGCCGGCGCCTTCGAAGGAGAGCGAGGTGGTATCCATAAACACGACACTGAGGTCGGTGAAGAGATCCTTGCGCCTGGCGAACAGCGCTTCCTCGATCTCGTCCTTCACAGTGCGCGGCGAGAATGGCGTCGCATTGGCTTGGCGCGCCTCGGGCAGTTCCTCGCCGAGCCAGGCCATGGCCCGGTAGAAGTGATGCAAGGCAAGATCGTCGGCGCCGGGGATGTCGTAGTCGACGAGCCACTTCTCGCAGGCCCTGTCGGAGCCGGAGGCCATGATGCGGTGAAGCACGGCAGCAAACACGGCCCGTTCGACGGCAAACTCGAACTTCCGCTCCGTCAGCAGCCCTTCGATGACCGCCCGGCAACCGGTGTCCTCCCACAACCGGCCGAACAGCAGCGGTGCGCCAATGCGGCGGGTGTGCAGGCTTGTCGAACTTTGCTCGATGGCCTGCAAGACCATGGCCCGCTCAGCGTAGCGGCCAACTGAAGAGGCGAGCCGATCGAGATCACCCGAGGCCAGGACCGCCTCCTTGCGCCCGAGATTGCGGATGATCCGCTGCTTCATCCGCCCTTCCTCGCGCACGCTCTCGACGAGGTAGAGGTAGGTGTAGCCGCGGATGTTCTTCTCGCGCACGAACATGCAATCAGCATTACCAAAAACGGTGATTCGTCAAGCTCCGCGCTTCAAAGCAGGACATTATTTAGCATTACGCCTAAAAACCGCGCCTAGCTCCACCTCAACAAAAACAACGAGATAACGCAGAAAATGCGCCGGAATCTGCCGGCAACTGTTCAAGTCGGGTCAGGCATGAAGTGCGGAATGTCGTCGATGCCGAGGCCGACGACCTTGGTCAGCACGTAAAACGCGCCGAAAATCAGCAGCGAAACGATGGTGGTGCGGATTATTGCGCGCAGCATATGCGGGCCCTGCGGCGCGCTGGAAACGGTGCCGAGCACCGTCTCGCCTTCATCGTCCTGGGTCTTCAGGCTGAACGGCAGCGTGGCGAACAGAACCAGCCACCAGATAATGAAATAAATGGCGGCAACAGAAATCCAGCTCATGCTTCTTCCAGTTCCACCAGCGTGCCGAGGAAATCCTTCGGGTGCAGGAACA is a window encoding:
- the lipB gene encoding lipoyl(octanoyl) transferase LipB, translated to MSERSQITGSFLPAPGSAPVEWRIEPGLTGYAEALAVMEARAAAIRDGAEGELVWLVEHPPLYTAGTSARVEDLVEPDRFPVFNAGRGGEYTYHGPGQRVAYVMLDLKRRREDVRAFVAALEDWIIAALAAFNVRGERREDRVGVWVVRPERPVMPDGSAAEEKIAAIGIRLRRWVSFHGIAINVEPDLSHFTGIVPCGVADHGVTSLVDLGLPVTMADLDLALKAAFVEVFGPVLDVAGAQHRRSA
- the ggt gene encoding gamma-glutamyltransferase; translated protein: MNGGVFGSALWRALALALLLAGPASAQQAADTVAPEAKTGVEAKPTVTAKSQMVVAANPLAAEAGLKVLRAGGNAADALVAVQTVLGLVEPQSSGMGGGAFLVWYDGKSGELTTFDGRETAPAAATPDLFLGDDGKPLEFMDAVVGGRSVGVPGVPRLLETVHRRYGTRPWQSLFEPAIKHAEEGFAISPRLAALVANEGERLDEDPGARAYFFAPDGSPLPAGHLLRNPDYAATLRAVAAEGADVFYNGPIAAKIVETVRSHPTNPGLLTLDDMAVYKVKERPAVCAPYRGHEVCGMGPPSSGAIAVGQILGLLEPFDIATLGKDDPEAWRLIGDATRLAFADRGRYVADSDFVSIPEGLLDPAYLKARSELLRRPTALGEDEAKAGEPAWQKAELRIDGVSFEMPSTSHFVIVDAAGNIASMTTTIENGFGARLMTGGFLLNNELTDFSFAPVEDGDNVANRVEPGKRPRSSMSPTIVLKDGKPVFALGSPGGSSIISYVATTLIGLIDWKMDMQAAISMPHLVNRFGPYDLEKGTAAEGLAADLEALGYKVAVKDLNSGLHGVAIQPSGLTGGADPRREGVALGD
- a CDS encoding ABC transporter ATP-binding protein; translation: MTSGNRSGDIIIELKGVERHYVQGPRKLTILNGVDFSLKRGEMVALVAPSGTGKSTLLHTAGLLERPDAGDVILAGRACGRLSDDDRTAIRRNDIGFVYQFHHLLPEFSALENIMMPQLVKGLAASEASERANQLLDYMQIGNRGHHRPSELSGGEQQRVAIARAVANAPLVLLADEPTGNLDPVTASYVFEALAALVRQSGLAALIATHNHELARRMDRRVTLEEGKVVPL
- a CDS encoding lipoprotein-releasing ABC transporter permease subunit encodes the protein MSETVATAKPAGAGPFSPFERMVAWRYLRSKRKETVISVIASISFVGIMLGVATLIIVMAVMNGFRAELLTRILGINGHLIVQPVDMPLEDYAEVAGRINGVPGVKYAIPLIDGQVLSSGDAGPGTGALVRGIRGEDLGKITLVANNIRQGSIVGFDTSEGVAIGKRMADNLGLALGDSITLVSPDGDVTPFGTTPRVKAYPVVAIFEVGMSEYDASIIFMPLGEAQLYFNMEGRAQSIEIFVDNPDNVDALKAPVEEAAQRQIFLSDWRQRNQTFFSALQVERNVMFMILTLIVLVAALNIISGLIMLVKDKSHDIAILRTMGASRGAVMRIFLMTGAAIGVTGTIAGVILGIVICLNVESIRQLFSWMSGTVLFNPELYFLSKLPAKMDPGETFSVVLMALVLSFLATLFPAWRAAKLDPVEALRYE
- the proS gene encoding proline--tRNA ligase; its protein translation is MRLSRYFLPILKENPREAEIVSHRLMLRAGMIRQQGAGSFSWLPMGKRVLDKVCRIIREEQDRAGALEILMPTIQSADLWRESGRYEDYGKEMLRIKDRHERDMLFGPTNEEMVTEIFRSYIKSYKDLPLNLYHIQWKFRDEVRPRFGVMRSREFLMKDAYSFDLDFEGAKAAYNRMFVSYLRTFTRMGLKAIPMRADTGPIGGDLSHEFIILADTGESQVFCHRDYLDLEVPGEATDFTKDDEIAGIVRDWTTPYAATDEMHDEAAWDKIGEGDRLSARGIEVGHIFHFGDKYSKPMGAKVTGPDGKDHNVSMGSYGIGPTRLIAAIIEASHDENGIIWPESVAPFDVGVINMKVGDAECDRVCDELYRKLTAAGKDVLYDDTDQRPGGKFATADLIGLPWQMIVGPRGVAAGEIEIKNRRTGERETLPIEAAAKRLGAA
- a CDS encoding IS1634 family transposase — encoded protein: MFVREKNIRGYTYLYLVESVREEGRMKQRIIRNLGRKEAVLASGDLDRLASSVGRYAERAMVLQAIEQSSTSLHTRRIGAPLLFGRLWEDTGCRAVIEGLLTERKFEFAVERAVFAAVLHRIMASGSDRACEKWLVDYDIPGADDLALHHFYRAMAWLGEELPEARQANATPFSPRTVKDEIEEALFARRKDLFTDLSVVFMDTTSLSFEGAGGATLGAHGHSKDHRPDLNQMIVGVVIDGEGRPVCSEMWPGNTADVSVLIPVIDRLRHRFGIGRVCVVADRGMISAATMAALEERGLEYVLGVRERTDVLVRRVVLEDDKRFTPLLIERATGETQLFVKEVTVEGRRYIVARNEAEADKDRADRAAIVEGLDRQLKKGDKALVGNSAYRRYLRSTSPGAFEIDAGKIADEARYDGIFVLRTNARITPLQAVLRYRDLLQVEELFRTAKALMRTRPIYHSSDEAIRGHVFCSFIALVLRKELHKRCEAAAIKPEWADVLRELDRLQTGVIEKDGKVITVRTPATGSIGNVFRAAGVALPPNVAEAQAA
- a CDS encoding DUF1467 family protein; the encoded protein is MSWISVAAIYFIIWWLVLFATLPFSLKTQDDEGETVLGTVSSAPQGPHMLRAIIRTTIVSLLIFGAFYVLTKVVGLGIDDIPHFMPDPT